The proteins below are encoded in one region of Synergistaceae bacterium:
- a CDS encoding 4-diphosphocytidyl-2C-methyl-D-erythritol kinase — protein sequence MRFVQYSAAKLNLSFRVTRRREDGYHHIVSLFLRLPGVETLSISKAEKGNEEGDSVRVQGAEVEGENIVSRALRYARDAGCRVPFLDVEIVKNLYPGSGLGAGSGNGAAILRWLAGEVEKVPEKEATHLWRNVALKTGADVPFLFSGLPLALVSGVGEILEPLDPMRLHAVVVFPAWSVKTGSAYERLDHWYRGDYPLSETAARSEAEELCAKLRNGERVGLLPNDFAAELMDKFPDYGTLFGVLEKIGAYAWGITGSGGAAFAILRESPSVFAVEWPLGTKQVLSLDV from the coding sequence GTGCGTTTCGTGCAGTATAGCGCGGCAAAATTGAATTTGTCTTTCCGGGTGACGAGGAGGCGAGAAGATGGTTATCATCATATCGTGTCGCTGTTCTTGCGCCTCCCTGGTGTGGAGACGCTGTCGATCTCCAAGGCCGAGAAAGGGAATGAGGAAGGGGATTCGGTGCGTGTCCAGGGCGCGGAGGTAGAGGGGGAAAACATTGTCTCCAGGGCTTTGCGTTACGCCAGGGACGCGGGATGCCGGGTTCCGTTTCTTGATGTGGAGATCGTAAAAAACCTTTACCCAGGGTCGGGCTTGGGCGCTGGTAGCGGCAACGGGGCAGCCATCTTGCGCTGGCTGGCTGGAGAAGTCGAAAAAGTCCCTGAAAAAGAGGCGACCCATCTCTGGCGAAACGTGGCGCTGAAGACGGGGGCCGACGTTCCGTTTTTGTTTTCCGGTTTACCCTTGGCATTAGTTTCGGGGGTGGGAGAGATCCTGGAGCCCTTGGACCCGATGAGACTACACGCTGTGGTCGTTTTTCCCGCTTGGAGCGTGAAGACGGGGAGCGCCTATGAACGATTGGACCACTGGTACAGGGGAGATTATCCTTTGAGCGAGACCGCGGCCCGATCCGAAGCGGAGGAGCTTTGCGCAAAGCTGCGGAATGGGGAACGTGTGGGACTTTTGCCCAACGACTTCGCGGCGGAGCTAATGGATAAATTTCCCGATTATGGTACTCTTTTCGGAGTACTCGAGAAAATCGGCGCTTACGCTTGGGGCATCACCGGCAGCGGAGGGGCGGCCTTTGCGATCTTGCGTGAATCGCCTTCTGTTTTCGCTGTGGAGTGGCCCTTGGGGACAAAACAGGTGTTGTCTTTAGACGTTTAA
- a CDS encoding Veg family protein yields the protein MQRTLTSIKDEIVSYKGQLVKCRTSKGRNKIEVTQGILLNVYPKLFTMYVESKASTVSFSYAEILTKEVELEIVPSV from the coding sequence ATGCAAAGAACGCTCACCTCGATAAAAGACGAAATTGTCTCTTATAAAGGTCAGTTGGTCAAGTGCCGCACGTCGAAGGGGCGTAACAAAATAGAGGTGACGCAGGGGATTTTGTTGAATGTGTATCCGAAGTTGTTTACCATGTATGTGGAGTCCAAGGCGAGTACGGTTTCTTTCAGTTACGCTGAGATATTGACCAAGGAAGTAGAGCTTGAAATTGTTCCTTCGGTTTAA
- the speE gene encoding polyamine aminopropyltransferase: protein MNDRTQTEPVARAKRVNDLWLTEEQTGDTRLSLRVERTVYQEKTPYQDLLIVDTREYGRALILDGAIQLTERDEFCYSEMMAHVPLCAHPNPRRVLIVGGGDGAILREVLRHAEVETCVLIDIDQGVIDASKQYLPMMSYALEDPRADVRCMDALQYINTTDDRFDVAIVDSTDPVEFAANLFQAPFYMNIEKILTPQGILTELTESPFADTALMRQSIKEMRKVFPIVRMYWGAVPTYPTGMWTYGAASKAPDPTIPLRGMAGTRYYTSEIHKAAFVLPPFLQELIALETA, encoded by the coding sequence ATGAATGACAGGACTCAGACGGAGCCCGTGGCGCGCGCGAAGCGCGTGAATGATCTGTGGCTGACGGAGGAGCAAACCGGAGACACGCGCCTTTCTCTCCGTGTGGAACGAACGGTTTACCAGGAAAAGACCCCCTATCAGGACCTCTTGATTGTGGATACCCGCGAATACGGGCGCGCGTTGATCCTGGATGGAGCCATTCAATTGACGGAACGGGACGAGTTTTGTTACTCAGAGATGATGGCCCACGTGCCCCTCTGCGCTCACCCCAACCCCCGGCGCGTGTTGATTGTGGGCGGCGGAGACGGAGCGATCCTGCGGGAGGTTCTCCGGCACGCGGAAGTGGAAACGTGCGTTTTAATCGACATTGATCAAGGGGTGATCGACGCCTCGAAGCAATACCTTCCCATGATGAGTTACGCTCTGGAAGATCCCCGGGCAGATGTGCGTTGCATGGACGCGCTTCAGTATATCAACACCACTGACGACCGCTTCGACGTGGCCATCGTGGACAGCACCGACCCCGTGGAGTTTGCGGCGAATCTTTTTCAGGCTCCATTCTACATGAACATCGAAAAAATATTGACTCCTCAAGGCATCCTGACGGAGTTGACGGAGTCCCCCTTTGCTGATACGGCACTGATGCGTCAGTCTATCAAGGAAATGCGGAAGGTTTTTCCTATCGTGCGGATGTATTGGGGAGCTGTGCCCACTTACCCCACAGGAATGTGGACTTACGGCGCGGCTTCCAAGGCTCCGGACCCCACCATACCCCTGCGAGGGATGGCGGGGACCCGGTATTACACCTCTGAAATCCACAAGGCTGCCTTCGTCTTGCCTCCGTTTTTACAAGAACTGATTGCTCTGGAGACCGCCTAA
- a CDS encoding lipid-binding SYLF domain-containing protein, with product MRNLWTKELGGKWRIVVSVLILMLWGVTLAAEPVWAADANSLIQDSINVIKAMGEQSDVESMADVIKDAHAVAFIPAMVKAGLIIGGEYGEGFILRKEGNKWFGPSFYNMGGGSLGLQIGVQKTAFVLIVNNEKGVEAFLRSRAKLGADVAVAAGPVGRRGDAATDGRLEASIYSYSMTKGLFAGVSLDGAALSISVKRNKEYWKKDMAAADALKTPATDKRILPLIQEIQRISQKAKGSGHV from the coding sequence ATGCGGAATTTATGGACGAAAGAGTTGGGCGGAAAATGGCGCATCGTGGTGTCGGTGTTGATATTGATGTTATGGGGAGTGACGCTTGCGGCTGAGCCGGTCTGGGCCGCAGACGCAAATAGTCTGATCCAGGACTCCATCAACGTGATCAAGGCTATGGGGGAACAGTCCGACGTGGAGAGCATGGCAGACGTCATCAAAGACGCCCACGCGGTGGCCTTCATTCCGGCTATGGTGAAGGCGGGCTTGATCATCGGTGGCGAGTATGGAGAGGGGTTTATCCTCCGCAAAGAGGGCAATAAATGGTTCGGACCCAGCTTTTACAACATGGGAGGCGGGTCGTTGGGACTTCAGATCGGAGTGCAGAAGACGGCCTTTGTGCTGATCGTGAACAACGAAAAAGGCGTGGAGGCGTTTCTGCGTAGCAGGGCGAAACTGGGAGCGGACGTGGCCGTGGCCGCCGGGCCTGTCGGGAGGCGCGGGGACGCCGCCACGGATGGGCGATTGGAAGCCTCTATTTATAGCTACTCTATGACGAAGGGGTTGTTTGCAGGAGTTTCTTTAGACGGCGCCGCCTTGAGCATCAGCGTCAAAAGGAATAAAGAATATTGGAAGAAGGACATGGCCGCTGCCGACGCCTTGAAAACGCCCGCGACGGACAAACGCATTCTTCCCCTGATCCAGGAGATTCAGCGCATTTCGCAAAAGGCAAAAGGTTCCGGTCACGTTTAG